The Mustelus asterias unplaced genomic scaffold, sMusAst1.hap1.1 HAP1_SCAFFOLD_4544, whole genome shotgun sequence genome contains a region encoding:
- the LOC144491140 gene encoding FACT complex subunit SSRP1-like yields NSGAHCISCSYKASSGLLYPLERGFIYVHKPPVHIRFDEISHVNFARGTTTTRSFDFEIETKQSSQYTFSSIEREEYGKLFDFVNAKKLNIKNRGMKEVSVWPE; encoded by the exons GAATTCGGGGGCTCACTGTATCTCCTGTTCGTACAAGGCCAGCTCGGGTCTGCTCTACCCCCTGGAGAGGGGCTTCATCTACGTCCACAAGCCCCCCGTCCACATCCGCTTTGACGAGATCTCTCACGTAAACTTCGCCCGTGGGACCACCACCACTCGCTCCTTCGACTTCGAGATTGAGACCAAGCAGAGCAGTCAGTACACTTTCAGCAGCATCGAGAG GGAGGAATATGGAAAGCTGTTTGATTTTGTCAACGCCAAAAAGCTGAACATCAAGAACCGAGGGATGAaggaggtgagtgtgtggccggAGTGA